The region ACATTAATTCCATACAATTGCTACATTTGCTCATATTTTTAACGTGAGTTGAAGAACAACATTGTTTGATAACAATTTATTCTTATCGAAAAATGATTGCTTACCCCAATGCAAAGATCAACATAGGACTTAATATCGTTGCCCGACGCAGCGATGGTTACCATGACATATCGACACTATTTTACCCAATAAAGGGACTTAAAGACATTCTGGAAATAGTGATTGACGAAAGTCTGCAAGAGTCTATTTCTTTTACTCAAACAGGTGCAACAATAGATTGTGATCCTGAGAATAATCTCTGCATAAAGGCTTTTCAACTAATAAATCGAGTACATTCACTTCCACCCATGGCTATGCACCTGCATAAAATAATACCAACAGGAGCAGGGCTTGGAGGTGGTTCGTCCGATGGCGCCTTTGCACTAAAAGTAATCAACAGCCTAGTCGGAAGTCCATTTTCGAATGAACAACTAAGCGAAATGGCACTTGAACTTGGTAGCGATTGTCCTTTTTTTATAACCAATGAACCCCGCATTGGCAATGGTCGTGGTGAAAAATTAAAACCAATAGATGTAGATCTTTCAGGATTCTCCATCCTACTGGTGAATCCAAAAATACACGTCAATACAGGGAAGGCCTATGCTCTCTCAAATCCCAAACCGTGGGAAGTGGAACTTGAAATACTCCTTAAGCATGAAATATCAAAGTGGAAGGACTATGTTGTAAACGATTTTGAAAAAGTTGTATTCACACAATACCCAGAAATTGAGAAGATCAAACTAGAGCTGTACAAACTAGGCGCTGTTTATGCAGCAATGTCCGGTAGCGGATCTACTGTTTTTGGTTTGTTCAAAACATTGCCAAGTATCGATAACCAATTTGATGATTACTTTACCAAATTGGTCAATCTATAGGCTACTCTATTAAATAAAAAAGGGGACTTAACGTCCCCTTTCGCATATCAATCAATAAACATCTTAGTCTAAAACTACCATTACAAACCCTTTACTTACTCTATCGCCAGGCTTAACATTCACCTCTTTTACGGTAGTATTAAGTGGAGCAATAATTCTGTTATGCATTTTCATGGCATCCAGAATAACCATAATATCGCCTTGCTTTACCTGTTGACCAGCCTTAACCTTCACATCAACGATGGTACCAGGTATAAAAGCAGTTAACGTTTTATTATCAAGTTTACTTAATGACATATTACTAATTGGTTTTTATTCGTTTGATTTTAACATTTTACATTAGCCACACTTACATCCTAGAATGGAGGTATTCCATGCTTCTTAGATGGACGATCGGCAACCTTTGTGCTCGATACCTCTAAAGCGTGTAGTAAAAGTTTACGTGTTTCATATGGTTCAATCACCATATCAATATACCCCTTAGCAGCAGCCACATAAGGATTAGCAAACTTCTCCTTGTACTCTTCAACCTTCAAACGGCGCATTTCATCAGGACTTTCAGCCTCCGTAATTTCCTTACGGAAAATAATATTCGCAGCTCCCTCTGGCCCCATAACAGCAATTTCCGCACCTGGCCAAGCAAATACGAAATCAGCACGTAGGTGACGGGAACTCATGGCGATATAACCTCCACCGTAAGCTTTACGAAGAATCACAGTCATCTTAGGCACTGTTGCTTCGCTATATGCATAAAGCAACTTTGCCCCATGGCGGATTACACCTGCATGTTCCTGATCAATACCTGGTAAGTAGCCAGGAAGATCGACTAATGTACAAAGTGGAATGTTGAATGCATCGCAGTAGCGGATAAAACGAGCGGCCTTATCGGAACTATCAACATCAAGTACACCGGCCATAACCATAGGCTGGTTTGCAACAAAGCCAACTGTTTCGCCATTCAAACGGCCAAAACCGATAACAATATTTGCAGCCCACATCTCCTGTATTTCAAAGAAATCGGAGTCATCAACAATCGCACGAATTACATTACGAACATCGTATGGTTGCTTTGGATCGCCTGGTACTATTTCGTTGATGTTTAAAATTGGCTTGGGATCCTTAGGCTCGAACCTGCGAGCTTTACGGTTATTATTCCAAGGAATAAAGGTGATAAGTTTTTTGATTTGTTCAAAACACTCAAATTCGCTTTCGGAATAGAAATGTGCATTTCCAGTGATCATAGCATGGACTTTTGCGCCACCTAAATCTTCCTGAGAAATTTCCTCACCCAGAACCGATTTAATAACTTCAGGTCCAGTAATGAACATCTTGGAAATTTTATCTACCACAAAAACGAAATCGGTTAAAGCTGGAGAATAAACAGCACCACCAGCACATGGCCCTAGAATTACAGAAATTTGAGGGATAATACCACTCGAGAGCGTATTACGCCAAAAAATCTCACCGTACCCGGCCAAAGAGTTAACACCTTCCTGAATACGAGCACCACCAGAGTCGTTAATTCCAATCAATGGAATTCTCATGCGTAGCGCATAGTCCATAATTTTTGTAATCTTGCGGGCATGCATCGATCCTAACGAACCGCCAGCAACGGTAAAATCCTGTGCAAAAACTGCAACCGGAGCACCATAGATAGTCCCAGTACCTATGATAACGCCATCGCCATGCAGTACCTTACCGTCCATCCCAAAGTCACGGGCATCATGCTCTACAAACATGTCGTACTCGTTGAACGAGTCCTCATCGAGTAGCGCAATAATACGTTCGCGGGCAGTTAACTTGCCCATAGCAACTTGTTTTGCTACGGCCTGTTCTCCTCCACCCTGAAGAACTTCCTCCTTGCGCTTTTTTAACTCTTCAATTTTGTTTTTTAAAGGCATAGATTTGTTTGTTAGTTACTAATTTAGTGTGCCACCAAAAATTTTCGAATAGAAAATGAATTGCAACATTACGAAAACATCGCCATATATAAAAGATTTTAAGGCTTTTTTTGCCCAAAACAAAAGACAAGTAATTGTTTTTCAGAAAATTAAACCCAAACAGCTGTTTAATGCAAATTTATTTAGGTGCAATTCTATAAAGTCCGATAGCAACGAATGCAAAAATAAAGTTGGGCAACCATACTGAAAGTAATGGGCTTAAATGGCCACCTACCGCAAACATTGTTGAGAATCGCATAAATAGAATATAGGTAAAACTGATCGCTAGCCCCAGTCCAATATGTAAACCGATTCCCCCTCGAACCTTTTTGGATGATAGTGAAACACCTATCAAGGTTAGTATAAATGCAGAGAACGGGTAAGCAAAACGGCTATACTTTTCTATCAATAACATTTCAATATTGTCGGCACCTTGAAGTTTTTGTTCAGCAATAAAATCGTTCAATTCAAAAAGGTTCATTGTTTCAATAACATTTAACCTACGGTTAAAATCCTTCGGGGTGATATAAAAAGATGTGTCAATGCTCTCTCCCTTGGTAATTATCTCACCGTTCTCGTTATAGTCCCTGATATAATATTTTTTTACAGTCCATTGCTGTTTTGTAGAATCCCATTGGGCGTAATCCGAAATCAATTTCGATTTTAATTCTCCACTATCAAACTTTTCAATAGATAAGTTATAGGCTATTTGGCTATAACTATTGTACGAACGCATATACACGAATACCCCTGGACGAACCTGTTTATGAATATTCCGTTCGGAACTCTCATAGGGTTTCTTTATGTACTTATTCTCAAAGTCAATCCTGACGCCATTTGCAGGTGGAATAATAAAACTATTTAGAACGAATGAGAAAATTGCAATAATAGTTGCCGAAACCAAATAGGGATACATTAATCGTTTAAAGCTAACACCACTGCTGAGAATTGCAATAATTTCAGTGTTGTAAGCCATTTTTGAAGTGAAGAATATTACCGCGATGAATATGAACAGAGAACTGAATAAGTTGGCAAAATATGGGATGAAATTAAGGTAATACCTAAAAATTATATCACTTAGTGGAGCACCCTTCTCCATGAAATCATCTATTTTCTCCGAAATATCAAATATCACAGCGATACCTACT is a window of Tenuifilaceae bacterium CYCD DNA encoding:
- the ispE gene encoding 4-diphosphocytidyl-2-C-methyl-D-erythritol kinase, with protein sequence MIAYPNAKINIGLNIVARRSDGYHDISTLFYPIKGLKDILEIVIDESLQESISFTQTGATIDCDPENNLCIKAFQLINRVHSLPPMAMHLHKIIPTGAGLGGGSSDGAFALKVINSLVGSPFSNEQLSEMALELGSDCPFFITNEPRIGNGRGEKLKPIDVDLSGFSILLVNPKIHVNTGKAYALSNPKPWEVELEILLKHEISKWKDYVVNDFEKVVFTQYPEIEKIKLELYKLGAVYAAMSGSGSTVFGLFKTLPSIDNQFDDYFTKLVNL
- a CDS encoding propionyl-CoA carboxylase subunit beta, with amino-acid sequence MPLKNKIEELKKRKEEVLQGGGEQAVAKQVAMGKLTARERIIALLDEDSFNEYDMFVEHDARDFGMDGKVLHGDGVIIGTGTIYGAPVAVFAQDFTVAGGSLGSMHARKITKIMDYALRMRIPLIGINDSGGARIQEGVNSLAGYGEIFWRNTLSSGIIPQISVILGPCAGGAVYSPALTDFVFVVDKISKMFITGPEVIKSVLGEEISQEDLGGAKVHAMITGNAHFYSESEFECFEQIKKLITFIPWNNNRKARRFEPKDPKPILNINEIVPGDPKQPYDVRNVIRAIVDDSDFFEIQEMWAANIVIGFGRLNGETVGFVANQPMVMAGVLDVDSSDKAARFIRYCDAFNIPLCTLVDLPGYLPGIDQEHAGVIRHGAKLLYAYSEATVPKMTVILRKAYGGGYIAMSSRHLRADFVFAWPGAEIAVMGPEGAANIIFRKEITEAESPDEMRRLKVEEYKEKFANPYVAAAKGYIDMVIEPYETRKLLLHALEVSSTKVADRPSKKHGIPPF
- a CDS encoding membrane protein; the protein is MKKLDLYIIRKFIGTYFYAILLIVGIAVIFDISEKIDDFMEKGAPLSDIIFRYYLNFIPYFANLFSSLFIFIAVIFFTSKMAYNTEIIAILSSGVSFKRLMYPYLVSATIIAIFSFVLNSFIIPPANGVRIDFENKYIKKPYESSERNIHKQVRPGVFVYMRSYNSYSQIAYNLSIEKFDSGELKSKLISDYAQWDSTKQQWTVKKYYIRDYNENGEIITKGESIDTSFYITPKDFNRRLNVIETMNLFELNDFIAEQKLQGADNIEMLLIEKYSRFAYPFSAFILTLIGVSLSSKKVRGGIGLHIGLGLAISFTYILFMRFSTMFAVGGHLSPLLSVWLPNFIFAFVAIGLYRIAPK